The genome window ACCGATTCAAACTCAGCCAACGCAACGGCCCGGCACTACGCCGGGCTGCCCCCAACCAACAACCTCGTTCGTAATCACGTCTCAAAGACCGCCCAACAGCATAATGCCCCGCCCGTATTTTCCTCGCTTGATTTTTCAATAAACCATGTTCTACTTATCAACAGAACGTTTATTCGCTCTCGTTTTTCAACCTGTTTATCACCTATAATATTGAATTTACAGGGATTATTTTTAGATAAACTTTTCAAAACAAAATTATATTGACGGAATTAAAACGCCGTGTTAGTTTTCCAACAAAATATAACGCTGTTTTTCAAACACCCCGATCACCACGGCGTGACAGGAAAGGGAATGATGACGAGGGAGAAAAGCTCATACGCGGTACAGACCGTTGAAAAGGCCCTCGATATCCTCGAAACGCTCACGGACGAGAGCCGTCACGCCACCCTTCCCTATCTGGCCGAAAAGCTCGACCTGTCCCGCAACAAAGCGTTCCGGCTCCTGGCAACCCTGGAGAGCAAGGGGCTGGTTGAACGGGACGAGACGAGCGGTGTTTATCGCCTGGGCATCTCATCTGTCGAACTGGCCCAGAGGCTGCTGAACAGCACGAGCCTCATCCGCCACGCCCACCCGATCATGGAAAAATTGGCGCGCAAGCATGACGAGGCCGTCTATATCGCGGTCCTCAAGGGGGACGAGGTCCTTTTCCTGGACATGGTGGACTGCGAGCAGGCCATCAAGACCGCCCCCCTGGTGGGACGGCGTTTTCCCTTTTTCAGCAATGCCGCCGGCAAAGCCATCCGGGCACTGGAGTCGACCGACCTGCTGGACCGCTTCCTCAAGAAGCGGGGGCGGAACGGCGGTTCCTTCGACCCAGCGGTACTTCAGCAGGAGTTGAAGGCCGTGCGCGAGCGCGGCGTTGCCGTTGATTTCGACGGCCTGGGCGAGGGGATCGTGAGCGTTGCCGTGGCGGTACGCGACTATGCGGGCAAAGTCATCGGCGCTCTGACCCTGCTGGGACCCTCATTCCGCATGATGGCATCCCGCATGGAAAACGAGATTATCCCTTCGCTGCGCGAAGGGGCGGAAATACTCTCCATGAAGTTTGGCTACGCAAAGCTGTGACCGGAGAACTGCCAGAACAAACCATGGGCGAAAGGGGGGAGGAGACGTAGAGGATTGCGACGAAAGGCAACGGGAGCGGGACGCTGCTCCCTGGGAATGCAAATTCACGACGAAAGGAGTAACGAACCATGGCAGAAAAACAGTACGATTGGGCGTCAATAGCCAAAAACCCCAAGTTCGTCGAGCTCCACCGGAAGAAGACCACCTTCCTGGTCGGCTGGTGGGTGTTTTCGACCGTCTTCTACTTCCTCCTCCCCATCGGTGCGGCCTATGCACCCGGCCTCTTCAAGATCAAGATCCTGGGACGGATCAACTTCGGCTACCTGTTCGCCCTTTCCCAGTTCTTCGTCTCCTGGGGGATCGCCATGTACTATGCCCATGTGGCCAACAAAGACTTCGACCGGCTCACCCGCGAGCTGGTGGATGAGCTCAAATAGGAAGGAGGTCTGTGATGAAAAAACTGATTGCCGGTATCACTCTGGCCCTTTCCCTGGGCTCGTTCGCCTTCGCTGAAGAGCCGGCCAAGGCCCCGGCCGCCCCCGGCGCTCCGGCTGCAGCAACCGCTCCGGCCGCAACGACTCCGGCTCCGGCGGCAACCGATGCCGCCAAAGCGGCAACGCCGGCCCCGGCTCCCGAAGCGAAGCACACCGTGAAGGCCAACCCGATGGTCACCATCCCCATCTTCCTGATCATTATCGGGGTCACCATGGCCGTTGTGGTCTGGTCGGCCAAGAGGACCAAGTCGGCCGCCGACTTCTACACCGCCGGCGGCGGCATCACCGGCACCCAGAACGGATGGGCCATTGCGGGCGACTACATGTCCGCCGCCTCGTTCCTGGGGATTTCGGGCATGATCTCCCTCTACGGCTACGACGGGTTCATGTACTCGGTGGGCTGGCTCGTGGCCTACATCACGGTGCTCCTGATCGTGGCCGAGCCCTGCCGTAACGCGGGCAAGTACACCCTGGGCGTCTCCCTCTACGGCTACGACGGGTTCATGTACTCGGTGGGCTGGCTCGTGGCCTACATCACGGTGCTCCTGATCGTGGCCGAGCCCTGCCGTAACGCGGGCAAGTACACCCTGGGCGACATCCTCTCCTTCCGCACCGAGCCCAAGGTCGTCCGGGCCGTCTGCGCCATCTCCGTCGTTGCCGTCTCCACCTTCTACCTGACCGCTCAGATCATCGGCGTCGGCATCCTCATGCGGCTACGTCGTGTTCGGCGGCATGACCGCCACCACCTGGGTCCAGATCATCAAGGCCGGCCTCCTCATGACCGGCGCGGGCCTCCTCTCCGTCCTGGTCGGTCTCAAGGCCGGCATGAACCCGTTCACGTTCTTCAACGACATCGCCACCAACCCCAACATCATCGAGCACGTGCAAAAGGTCGTTCTCAAAGACCCCGTTGCCGTGGCAGGCTTCGATTACGGGCAGCGCTTCCTTGAGCCGGGCCTCTTCCTGAAGAACCCGCTCGACCAGATTTCCCTCGGCATGGCGCTGGTGCTCGGCACCGCCGGCATGCCCCACATCCTGATGCGCTTCTTCACCGTGCCCACGGCCCAGGCCGCCCGCAAGTCCGTTATCGTGGCTATGTTCATCATCGGCTCCTTCTACATCCTGACCACGCTCCTTGGCTTCGGCGCCGCCATCCACGTGACCCCGCAAGGGATCACCGCAGTCGACAAAGGCGGGAACATGGCCGCCATGATGCTGGCCCAGCAACTGGGCGGCGACATCTCCCCCTTCCTGGGCGACCTGCTCCTGGCGTTCCTGTGCGCCGTTGCCTTCGCCACCATCCTGGCCGTGGTGTCGGGTCTGGTTCTGGCCGCTTCCGCTGCCATCGCCCACGACATCTACGTAAACGTCATCAAGGACGGCCACGCCGACCAGCACGAGCAGGTCATGGCCGCCCGGATCACCTCCCTGTGCGTCGGCGCCGCCGGCATCCTGATCGGCATCGCGGCCGAGAAGCAGAACGTGGCCCACCTGGTGGCCCTGGCCTTCGCCGTTGCCTCCTCGGGCAACCTGCCGGTGGTGGTCATGTCCCTCTTCTGGCGCAAGTTCAACACCGCCGGCGTCGTGTCGGGCCTCGTGGTCGGCACCGTGGCATCCATCGCCCTGGTGATGGTCTCCCCCAACATGACCTACCCGAAGGTCGTTGCCGCCGACGCCCAAAAGGTCGTCAAGAAGCTGGAAGAGAAGCAGGCCGGCGGTGCGGTCCTTTCCGAGAAGGAGATGAAGGATCTCGACAAGGCCAAGGGCGACTACGAGAAGAACAAGGACGGCAAATCGTTCCTCGGTCTCGACAAGCCGCTCATCACCCTGAAAAACCCGGGCATCATCTCGATCCCGCTGGGCTTCATCGCCGCCATCATCGGCTGTCTGGCCTTCCCGAGCCGCCGTTCCGAGGAGATGTTCGACGAGATCTACGTCCGCCAGAACACCGGCATCGGCATGGCAAAGGCCATCGACCACTAAACGGCACGCTGATCATCGGCACACCCGCAGGTCACGGGGGAAGGGAAACCTTCCCCCTTTTTTCATATGTTTTCATACCCACGTTTGATATCAACCGGAATTACTTCATAAAATACCATTAGCAAAATCCCCTCACCCAGCGTGGCGCCATTCGTTTCAAAACGAATACCAGGTATCCGCGCACCACGATAGCACCCATACCCACCTTGAAAATAAACAGACTGTTTGCTGCCATTCTATTTATTATTATTTAATTTCAATAACTTACAACCGGTTTCTTGTCCAAATAAAAAACTATTGCAAAAAAATATACAGCCGTTATATTAGGAACGCATTTCAGGTCAATAAAATGACGTTATTTCAGAGTGTTTACACCGCATTTCCGATGTCACACCAGTTGTACCCCCCGGCACCATTGTCATTAACAGCCCACCGGTCTCTATGCCGGAGCCCTGCCCCAGGCGGGGAGACATAACCGGCCCATACCCGCATGCCCACAATGAAAGGAGGACACGAAACCGAAACCGAGGACGTCACAAGCGCTTCGGTACAGGGCGGGACGCCGCTCTCGACGCGCTTACCACACATGAAAGGAGTAACTGAACCATGGCAGAAAAGCAGTATAACTGGAGCGCCATCGCGAAGAACCCCAAGTTCGTCGAGCTCCACCGGAAAAAGACCACCTTCCTGGTCGGGTGGTGGGTCTTTTCGACCGTTTTCTATTTCCTCCTCCCCATCGGCGCAGCCTATGCACCCGGCCTCTTCAAGATCAAGATCCTGGGACGGATCAACTTAGGCTACCTGTTCGCCCTTTCCCAGTTCTTCGTCTCCTGGGGGATCGCCATGTACTACGCCCATGTGGCCAACAAAGACTTCGACCGGCTCACCCGCGAGCTGGTGGATGAGCTGAAGTAAGGAGGAATGAATCCGATGAAGAGACTCATTGCAGCGTTTTCCCTCGCCCTCTCGCTGGGCACATTCGCCTGGGCCAACGAGCCGGCCAAAGCACCGGCCGCACCCCAGGAGCAGACCGTTGCGGCCCCTGCCCAGTCAGCAGCGGCCCCGGCCGCGCCCGCTGCTGAAAAAGCCGCCGTGCCGGCAGCACCGGCCGAGCAGAAGCATGAAGTGAAGGCCAACCCGATGGTCACCATCCCCATCTTCCTGATCATCATCGGCGCCACCATGGCCGTTGTGGTCTGGTCGGCCAAGCAGACCAAGTCGGCCGCCGACTTCTACACCGCCGGCGGCGGCATCACCGGTACCCAGAACGGATGGGCCATTGCGGGCGACTACATGTCCGCCGCTTCGTTCCTGGGGATTTCCGGCATCATTTCCCTCTACGGCTATGACGGGTTCATGTACTCGGTGGGTTGGCTCGTGGCCTACATCACGGTGCTCCTGATCGTGGCCGAGCCCTGCCGCAACGCCGGCAAATTCACCCTGGGCGACATCCTCTCCTTCCGCACCGAGCCCAAGTCGGTTCGGGCTGCCGCGGCCATCTCCACCGTTGCCGTCTCCACCTTCTACCTGACCGCCCAGATGGTCGGCGCAGGCAAGCTCATGCAGCTCCTGCTCGGCATCCCCTACAAGACCGCAGTCATCGGCGTCGGCATCCTCATGGTCGGCTACGTCGTGTTCGGCGCTGCTCTGCTCTCCGTCCTGGTGGGCCTCAAGTCGGGCATGAACCCGTTCACGTTCTTCAACGACATCGCCACCAGCTCCAACATCATCGAGCACGTGCAAAAGGTCGTCCTCAAAGACCCCGTTGCCGTGGCAGGCTTCGATTACGGGCAGCGCTTCCTTGAGCCGGGCCTCTTCCTGAAGAACCCGCTCGACCAGATTTCCCTCGGCATGGCGCTGGTGCTCGGCACCGCCGGCATGCCCCACATCCTGATGCGCTTCTTCACCGTGCCCACGGCCCAGGCCGCCCGCAAGTCGGTCATCATCGCCATGTTCATCATCGGCTCCTTCTACATCCTGACCACGCTCCTCGGCTTCGGCGCCGCCATCCACGTGACCCCGCAATCCATCATGAATGTGGACAAAGGCGGAAACATGGCCGCCATGATGCTGGCCCAGCAACTGGGCGGCGACATCCACCCCTTCCTGGGCGACCTGCTCCTGGCGTTCCTGTGCGCCGTTGCCTTCGCCACCATCCTGGCCGTGGTGTCGGGTCTGGTTCTGGCCGCTTCCGCTGCCATCGCCCACGACATCTATGTGAACGTCATCAAGGGAGGCCATGCCGACCAGCATGAGCAGGTAAAGGCTGCCCGGATCACCTCCTTCGTGGTCGGTGCCTGCGGCATCGTCATCGGCATCGCGGCCGAGAAGCAGAACGTGGCCCACCTGGTGGCCCTGGCCTTCGCCGTTGCCGCCTCGGGCAACCTGCCGGTCGTGGTGCTCTCCCTGTTCTGGAAAAAGTTCAACACCGCCGGTGTCATAGCGGGACTGGTGACCGGCACCATCGTCTCCATCGCCCTGGTGATGGTCTCCCCCAACATGACCTATCCGAAGAAAGTGGCTGAAGATGCACAGAAAGTTGTGGTCAAGCTGGAGGGGAAACAGGCGAGCGGTGCGGTTCTTACCGAGAAGGAAGTGGCGGACCTAGGCAAGGCCAGGGCCGACTACGAGACGAACAAGGACGGCACATCGTTCCTCGGTCTCGACAAGCCCCTCTTCGGGCTCAAGAATCCGGGCGTGGTGTCCATCCCGCTGGGCTTCATCGTGGCGATCATCGCCGCCCTTGCCTTCCCGAGCCGCCGTTCCGAGGAAATGTTCGACGAACTGTACGTCCGCCAGAACACCGGCATCGGCATCGCCAAAGCGGTGGACCACTAACGGGCTGTCAACGAATCAAACATTGTGTTAAACTTTGGGGGAAGGTCAGCCTTCCCCCTTTTTTTACCTTCGGAGCGCCTGGAAGATGCCCCATAGCGTCGAACAGCACATAACCGCCATCACTGATCGGATCAAGGATTTCGTCCGGTTTCTGGACCGGGAGGAAGTGACGCCGGTGCTGGCGGAATTGCGGGAGATGTTCGCCCGCGAGCTGCGGGCGACGGAGGGGTTCGCCTCCCACGAGCGCGAACTCCACGGCCGGATTCATCACGAATCCGATTACGAACAGTTGCGTGCCATCCATGACGAACTGAACACGCTGGAAATGGAGCGGTTCCTCGCCATCAGCTCCGTGGCGGCTCTCCACGCTAACTGCACGGAATACCGGGACATCCTGGCCGACCGGGCCCTCGTCCTGGCCGAAGGCGAAATGGAGCGCAACGGCCGCGGCCGGGCGCCATGCCGCTATGCCCTCTGCAGCATGGGGAGCGACGGCCGCGAGGAGCAGACCCTCATCACGGATCAGGATTATCTGATTGTCTATGGGGACGGGGGCGGAGAGGCGGCCGATGAATGGTTCCGGGAGTTCTCGGAGCTGATCGTGGAGCGGCTGGCACAGATCGGGTTCAAGAAGTGCACCGGCGACATCATGCCGTCGAACCCCACCTGGCGCGGCTCGCTCTCCCAGTGGCGACGCAAGCTTCTGGCCATCGTCCGTTACGAATACGAGGACTACGCCAAGAACCTCATGGACCTGATCGTGATCTCCGACGCGCGGCACGTGGCCGGTGACCGGAGCCTGGCGGAAACGCTCACCTCAACCATCAGGGCGTTGGAAAAGGATTATTTCCAGGTATTGTGGGGCATGGCCAAGGCAGCCACGGAAATGAAACTGGCTCTGGGATTTCTCAAACGGCTCTGGACCGAGGGATCCGGGGAACACAAGGGGGAGTTCAACCTGAAGCTGCTGGCCTGGGCGCCGCTGGTGATGAACGTCCGCATCCTCGCCATCAACCAGGGGGTGCCGGCCACCAATACCGTGAAGCGGATCGAGCACCTGGCCCGGGAGGGGAGCTTCTCGCCCCCGTTCGCCCACGGGCTCGTGGAAGCCTACGAGGTGCTCACCCGCCACCGGATTCTTCTGCAGATCAAGGTGATCAAGGGAATTCAGAAGAGCTCCTACTACCTTAATCCCTATACCCTCCCCGCCGAAG of Geobacter anodireducens contains these proteins:
- a CDS encoding cation acetate symporter, which gives rise to MKRLIAAFSLALSLGTFAWANEPAKAPAAPQEQTVAAPAQSAAAPAAPAAEKAAVPAAPAEQKHEVKANPMVTIPIFLIIIGATMAVVVWSAKQTKSAADFYTAGGGITGTQNGWAIAGDYMSAASFLGISGIISLYGYDGFMYSVGWLVAYITVLLIVAEPCRNAGKFTLGDILSFRTEPKSVRAAAAISTVAVSTFYLTAQMVGAGKLMQLLLGIPYKTAVIGVGILMVGYVVFGAALLSVLVGLKSGMNPFTFFNDIATSSNIIEHVQKVVLKDPVAVAGFDYGQRFLEPGLFLKNPLDQISLGMALVLGTAGMPHILMRFFTVPTAQAARKSVIIAMFIIGSFYILTTLLGFGAAIHVTPQSIMNVDKGGNMAAMMLAQQLGGDIHPFLGDLLLAFLCAVAFATILAVVSGLVLAASAAIAHDIYVNVIKGGHADQHEQVKAARITSFVVGACGIVIGIAAEKQNVAHLVALAFAVAASGNLPVVVLSLFWKKFNTAGVIAGLVTGTIVSIALVMVSPNMTYPKKVAEDAQKVVVKLEGKQASGAVLTEKEVADLGKARADYETNKDGTSFLGLDKPLFGLKNPGVVSIPLGFIVAIIAALAFPSRRSEEMFDELYVRQNTGIGIAKAVDH
- a CDS encoding nucleotidyltransferase, with protein sequence MPHSVEQHITAITDRIKDFVRFLDREEVTPVLAELREMFARELRATEGFASHERELHGRIHHESDYEQLRAIHDELNTLEMERFLAISSVAALHANCTEYRDILADRALVLAEGEMERNGRGRAPCRYALCSMGSDGREEQTLITDQDYLIVYGDGGGEAADEWFREFSELIVERLAQIGFKKCTGDIMPSNPTWRGSLSQWRRKLLAIVRYEYEDYAKNLMDLIVISDARHVAGDRSLAETLTSTIRALEKDYFQVLWGMAKAATEMKLALGFLKRLWTEGSGEHKGEFNLKLLAWAPLVMNVRILAINQGVPATNTVKRIEHLAREGSFSPPFAHGLVEAYEVLTRHRILLQIKVIKGIQKSSYYLNPYTLPAEEREAIRQALLRIEDLQRTIHTNFSIM
- a CDS encoding IclR family transcriptional regulator is translated as MTREKSSYAVQTVEKALDILETLTDESRHATLPYLAEKLDLSRNKAFRLLATLESKGLVERDETSGVYRLGISSVELAQRLLNSTSLIRHAHPIMEKLARKHDEAVYIAVLKGDEVLFLDMVDCEQAIKTAPLVGRRFPFFSNAAGKAIRALESTDLLDRFLKKRGRNGGSFDPAVLQQELKAVRERGVAVDFDGLGEGIVSVAVAVRDYAGKVIGALTLLGPSFRMMASRMENEIIPSLREGAEILSMKFGYAKL